In Pelecanus crispus isolate bPelCri1 chromosome Z, bPelCri1.pri, whole genome shotgun sequence, the following are encoded in one genomic region:
- the ENHO gene encoding adropin codes for MGAALSTGAVVAISFNCVIALLILILFLILCKACRTPSCPKKSPGSDMDEARNEEKYLLQP; via the coding sequence ATGGGGGCTGCTCTCTCCACTGGAGCGGTCGTGGCAATTTCTTTTAACTGTGTCATCGCGTTGctcatcctcatcctcttcctcatcctctgcAAGGCCTGCAGGACCCCCTCGTGCCCCAAGAAGAGCCCGGGTTCTGACATGGATGAGGCGAGGAATGAAGAGAAgtacctgctgcagccctga